The following are encoded in a window of uncultured Methanobrevibacter sp. genomic DNA:
- a CDS encoding PQQ-binding-like beta-propeller repeat protein yields the protein MFFVGTSVVCAEDVSDIGEISSDEVADEVISVDDDVNDVSTSDVDEETSIVQSTQDDYTWADFQSEVEDTSVNTVKLNKSNIAPSSSSSDQVTINHDITIVGGYGYYIGNADWNSAASYDYIPMITSGNNLNVKFENVTFQYLSNNILMKLMGNGNYAFKNCVFTNINCTGSHQSVIWLNYGYALLENCTFTNIKSSFGAITNYYSSWGTGVNNARMTVRDCEFYDNIGLSEPGCINNCGYLEVYDSTFEDNSAAWWAGAIHTHNYANTSIWNSVFKNNRAGWNGGALYAYSDLQVYNSIFVENACTGQYGGGAIGSSNRVRVTVDNSTFINNTASASRGGAIWANGPGYLTVDKSLFVNNTARENTEGQVMYYSYTGSSDTAAYFTYTNNRIYGPNNGVNSIYAGNSHLQVFAENNTIDDYSNYTEPADDPITGTITIPGDVSIGTQVWNSILSGAVKGTPLVDGNVVYVPNGNSIYCLDINDGSLIWNVSSNFYYSSEFNNFHDLVLHNGVLIAPCDWDKVYFFNATNGNEIQPASNIVEGSSYYAPLVVGNTIYISNDYGNGDNSDTWVSVIEYNGGVYSYVGSLFEITGVSESALLSQPILWNNHIYVNTVNGLVSYNLNDGTTSSISGTVGNPIIDASGNICILSNNGNSLSLLDSNLNVMSSAALDGACDMLVSDGNGNVYTVDENGYIYYASYTSSSLSCSKTTFYINPITTAMTCYDGQLYIGDNNGILWVFNVDYLSADDIDEYSLYWAFDTGSAITGGIVVTIDGTTYFGTSDGHFYRANNQVL from the coding sequence ATGTTTTTTGTAGGAACAAGTGTTGTTTGTGCAGAAGATGTGAGTGATATTGGGGAAATATCATCTGATGAAGTTGCTGATGAAGTAATTTCTGTAGATGATGATGTCAATGATGTTTCAACATCTGATGTTGATGAAGAGACTTCTATTGTTCAATCAACTCAAGATGATTATACTTGGGCTGATTTCCAATCAGAAGTTGAAGATACAAGTGTCAATACTGTTAAATTAAATAAGAGTAACATTGCTCCATCAAGCAGTAGTTCAGATCAGGTTACAATAAATCATGACATTACTATTGTTGGTGGTTATGGATATTATATAGGTAATGCAGACTGGAATAGTGCTGCATCATATGATTACATTCCAATGATTACTTCAGGAAATAATTTAAATGTAAAATTTGAAAATGTTACATTCCAATACTTGTCAAATAATATTTTAATGAAACTGATGGGTAATGGAAACTATGCTTTTAAAAACTGTGTATTTACAAACATTAACTGTACAGGTTCTCACCAGTCAGTAATCTGGTTGAATTACGGATATGCATTACTTGAAAATTGTACTTTTACAAACATCAAATCAAGTTTTGGTGCAATAACCAACTACTACTCCTCTTGGGGAACTGGTGTAAATAATGCTAGAATGACTGTTAGAGACTGTGAATTTTATGATAATATTGGTTTAAGTGAACCTGGTTGTATTAATAACTGTGGTTATTTGGAAGTTTATGATTCTACTTTTGAAGACAACTCTGCTGCATGGTGGGCTGGTGCAATACACACTCACAACTATGCAAATACAAGTATTTGGAATTCTGTATTCAAAAATAATAGAGCAGGATGGAATGGTGGAGCATTATATGCTTACAGTGATTTACAAGTATATAACTCCATATTCGTAGAAAATGCTTGTACCGGTCAATATGGTGGAGGTGCCATAGGCTCCAGTAATAGAGTTAGAGTAACTGTAGATAATAGTACTTTTATAAATAATACTGCTTCTGCAAGTAGAGGTGGAGCTATATGGGCTAATGGTCCTGGATATTTAACAGTTGATAAAAGTTTATTTGTAAATAATACTGCTAGGGAAAATACTGAGGGACAAGTGATGTACTATTCATATACTGGTAGCAGTGATACTGCAGCATATTTCACATACACTAATAATAGAATTTATGGTCCAAATAATGGTGTAAATTCTATTTATGCAGGTAATAGTCATTTACAGGTTTTTGCTGAAAACAATACTATTGATGATTACTCCAATTATACTGAGCCTGCGGACGATCCAATAACTGGTACAATTACAATACCTGGTGATGTTTCTATTGGTACTCAAGTTTGGAATTCTATTTTAAGTGGTGCTGTAAAAGGTACTCCTTTAGTTGATGGCAATGTGGTTTATGTTCCTAATGGAAATTCAATTTATTGTTTAGACATTAATGATGGTAGTTTAATATGGAATGTTTCTTCCAACTTCTATTATTCTTCTGAATTTAATAATTTCCATGATTTAGTATTGCATAATGGTGTTTTAATTGCTCCTTGTGATTGGGATAAAGTATACTTCTTTAATGCAACAAATGGTAATGAAATACAACCTGCATCTAATATTGTGGAAGGTTCAAGTTATTATGCTCCTTTAGTTGTTGGCAATACCATTTACATTAGTAATGATTATGGTAATGGTGATAACAGTGATACTTGGGTGTCTGTTATTGAGTATAATGGTGGTGTTTACAGTTATGTTGGCAGTCTCTTTGAGATTACTGGTGTATCTGAGAGTGCTTTACTTTCACAACCTATCTTATGGAATAATCACATTTATGTAAATACTGTTAATGGTTTAGTTTCATATAATTTAAATGATGGAACTACCAGTAGTATAAGCGGTACTGTAGGTAATCCTATTATTGATGCTAGTGGTAATATTTGTATTTTATCCAATAATGGTAATAGTCTTTCATTATTAGATTCTAATTTAAATGTAATGTCTTCAGCTGCACTAGATGGTGCATGTGATATGCTAGTTAGTGATGGTAATGGTAATGTTTACACTGTAGATGAAAATGGATATATCTACTATGCTAGTTATACTAGTTCTTCATTATCTTGCAGTAAAACTACATTCTATATTAATCCAATCACAACTGCTATGACTTGTTATGATGGTCAACTTTACATTGGAGACAATAATGGAATATTATGGGTTTTTAATGTCGATTATTTAAGTGCAGATGATATTGATGAATATAGTTTATATTGGGCATTTGATACTGGTTCTGCTATTACTGGAGGTATTGTTGTAACTATTGATGGAACTACATACTTTGGTACTTCTGATGGTCATTTTTACAGGGCAAACAACCAAGTTTTATAA